The genomic stretch CACGCCGGTCGCCAGGGCGAAGACCAGCTGCGCCATCTCATGCGGGCGCGACAGCCGGTCCATCAGGTCGTGGCGCGGCCCGAAGGCCAGCACGCAGGCCGCCACCAACAGCACCGCCAGGCCGATCCAGATCGCCGCGCGCAGCAGCGGCGGCGCCAGGCGCTTCACGGGCCGCAGGTCGGCCGACAGGCGATCGATCAGGTCATCGGTCTTCATCGTTCGTCCTCGACGCCGAGCTTGCGGCGCAGGGTCTTCAAGGCACGGTGGGTCGCGACCTTCAGCGCGCCGACCGACAGGCCCGAACGGGCCGAGGCCTCGGCCAGCGGCAGGTCCTCGAGCTTCGCCAGGCGCAACGCGGTGCGCTGGCTTTCCGGCAGCTCCGCCACCGCATCGCGCAGCTGGCGGTTCGCCACGCGGTCCTCGCCGGTCACACCGGCCGGTGCGGCGAGCGTCTCGGCATGGTCGTCGATCGGGTTCTCGCGGCCCGAGGTGCGGCCGCGCCGGCGCAGCCGGTCGATGCAGCGCCGTTCCGCGATGGCGGCGATCCAGGGCCGCGCCGGGCGCGCCGGATCATATGTGGCGAGCATGCGATGGATGGTCAGCAGCGTATCCTGCACCGCGTCCTCAGCCTCGGCATGGTCGGCGACGCGCCGGCGCGCGATGGCGCGCAGCAGCGGCAGGCAATCGCGCAGCAGCCGGTCATACGCGCGCGCATCGCCGGCCTGCGCCGCCGCCAGCCATCCATCCCACGCCCCATCCGCGTCCCGCGTCACCGACCACCCGTTGCGTTGAGCCCGCAGTCTAGCTGGTCGTGGTGCGGGCGCGAAGCAGCCCGAAGACGCCGCCGCGCTCACTGTGCCGGCGCCGGGCTGAAGCGCCGGCGCTCGCGCAGCAGTGCGAAGCCCACCAGCACGCCGATGCCGGCCAGCGTCAGAACCGGATCGAGCCACCACTGGCCGGGATGCAGCCGCAGCATGGCCGTGACACCC from Roseomonas fluvialis encodes the following:
- a CDS encoding sigma-70 family RNA polymerase sigma factor — its product is MTRDADGAWDGWLAAAQAGDARAYDRLLRDCLPLLRAIARRRVADHAEAEDAVQDTLLTIHRMLATYDPARPARPWIAAIAERRCIDRLRRRGRTSGRENPIDDHAETLAAPAGVTGEDRVANRQLRDAVAELPESQRTALRLAKLEDLPLAEASARSGLSVGALKVATHRALKTLRRKLGVEDER